From the genome of Fusobacterium varium, one region includes:
- the spmA_1 gene encoding Spore maturation protein A, with product MINGIWCGMIIIGVIVSIFTGKIQAVTDSAISSAGTAVEISIGLVGVMALWLGLMKIAEEAGLVKAMGKAMKPLMIKLFPEVPADHPAMGSMVANMAANFFGLGNAATPLGIKAMQELQELNPNKDEASNAMVMFLAINTSSVTLISSSVIAYRTAAGSLNAAEVIAPTIIATLVSTTVGIIACKVLQKLPAFKREEI from the coding sequence ATGATTAATGGAATTTGGTGTGGAATGATAATTATTGGAGTGATTGTATCTATATTTACAGGAAAGATACAGGCAGTGACAGATTCAGCGATATCTTCAGCAGGAACAGCAGTAGAGATATCAATAGGATTGGTAGGGGTAATGGCATTGTGGCTTGGACTTATGAAAATAGCAGAGGAAGCAGGATTGGTAAAAGCAATGGGAAAAGCAATGAAACCTTTAATGATAAAGTTGTTTCCAGAAGTACCAGCAGATCACCCAGCAATGGGAAGTATGGTTGCAAATATGGCAGCAAACTTTTTTGGACTTGGAAATGCAGCAACACCTCTTGGAATAAAAGCAATGCAGGAATTACAGGAACTGAATCCAAATAAAGATGAGGCATCAAATGCAATGGTAATGTTTTTAGCGATAAATACATCATCTGTAACTCTTATATCTTCAAGTGTAATAGCATACAGAACAGCAGCAGGTTCACTAAATGCAGCAGAAGTTATAGCGCCAACAATAATAGCAACATTGGTATCAACAACAGTTGGAATAATAGCATGTAAAGTTTTACAGAAACTACCAGCATTTAAAAGAGAAGAAATTTAA